One Malania oleifera isolate guangnan ecotype guangnan chromosome 10, ASM2987363v1, whole genome shotgun sequence genomic region harbors:
- the LOC131167129 gene encoding uncharacterized protein LOC131167129, whose product MGGGFRVLHLVRPFLSFLPEVQSADRKVPFREKVIYTVISLFIFLVCSQLPLYGIHSTTGADPFYWMRVILASNRGTVMELGITPIVTSGLVMQLLAGSKIIEVDNNVREDRALLNGAQKLLGILIAVGEAVAYVLSGMYGSVSQLGVGNAILIIVQLCFAGIIVICLDELLQKGYGLGSGISLFIATNICENIIWKAFSPTTINSGRGAEFEGAVIALFHLLITRTDKPRALREAFYRQNLPNVTNLLATVLIFLIVIYFQGFRVVLPVRSKNARGQQGSYPIKLFYTSNMPIILQSALVSNLYFISQLLYRRYSGNFLVNLLGKWKESEYSGQSVPVGGIAYYITAPSSLADMAANPFHALFYLVFMLSACALFSKTWIEVSGSSAKDVAKQLKEQQMVMPGHREANLQKELNRYIPTAAAFGGMCIGALTVLADFMGAIGSGTGILLAVTIIYQYFETFEKERATELGFFGF is encoded by the exons ATGGGAGGTGGATTTAGAGTGCTTCATCTTGTCAGACCATTTCTTTCCTTTTTGCCTGAAGTTCAGAGTGCTGATCGGAAGGTTCCATTCAGAGAGAAGGTTATATACACGGTGATATcacttttcatctttcttgtGTGTAGTCAGCTCCCTCTGTATGGCATACACTCTACAACGGGTGCAGATCCATTCTACTGGATGCGTGTGATTCTTGCCTCAAACCGTGGGACCGTCATGGAGCTTGGGATCACCCCTATAGTGACGTCTGGATTGGTGATGCAACTCCTGGCTGGGTCTAAGATAATTGAAGTTGATAATAATGTGCGTGAGGATCGTGCCCTTTT AAACGGTGCACAGAAGTTACTGGGTATTTTGATTGCTGTTGGTGAGGCGGTTGCATACGTCCTCTCAGGGATGTATGGCAGTGTTAGCCAACTTGGTGTTGGAAATGCCATTCTTATTATTGTTCAACTTTGCTTTGCTGGTATCATTGTTATATGTCTTGATGAACTTCTCCAGAAAGGATATGGTCTGGGCTCTGGAATTTCACTTTTCATTGCAACTAATATATG TGAGAACATCATTTGGAAAGCATTTAGCCCCACAACAATTAATAGTGGGCGAGGAGCTGAATTTGAAGGCGCTGTTATTGCCTTATTCCATCTGCTGATAACTCGAACTGACAAGCCTCGTGCTCTTCGTGAAGCTTTCTACCGGCAGAACCTTCCAAATGTAACGAATTTGCTTGCAACAGTCTTGATTTTCCTCATTGTTATCTACTTTCAAGGGTTCCGGGTGGTTTTGCCTGTGAGATCAAAGAATGCCCGTGGGCAACAGGGTTCATATCCAATCAAGTTGTTCTACACCTCAAACATGCCTATTATTCTTCAATCTGCACTTGTGTCCAACCTGTACTTCATTTCCCAG TTGCTGTACAGGAGGTACAGTGGAAATTTCCTTGTGAATCTTTTGGGTAAGTGGAAGGAATCAGAATATTCTGGTCAATCTGTCCCTGTTGGTGGTATTGCTTACTACATTACTGCTCCATCAAG CTTGGCCGACATGGCAGCCAATCCTTTTCATGCTTTGTTCTACCTTGTTTTTATGCTATCAGCTTGTGCACTGTTCTCAAAAACTTGGATTGAGGTCTCTGGATCATCTGCAAAAGATGTGGCTAAGCAGCTCAAG GAACAACAAATGGTGATGCCTGGGCACCGAGAGGCAAATTTACAGAAGGAGCTGAACCGCTACATACCCACGGCAGCAGCCTTCGGAGGCATGTGCATCGGCGCACTGACTGTGCTGGCAGATTTTATGGGAGCAATTGGATCCGGGACAGGGATTTTGCTTGCAGTGACCATCATTTATCAGTACTTCGAGACTTTTGAGAAGGAAAGAGCTACCGAGCTTGGTTTCTTTGGTTTCTAA
- the LOC131167130 gene encoding FCS-Like Zinc finger 15-like codes for MRAFSLDLAEQSSSSDEEGAVGLRIILMTTQYSGISQKEGVPNSTHVLVKSSMRSPGTICPPPTPASHPLAPAAADSCFLTSCFLCNKKLSPDKDIYMYRGDQGFCSAECRSRQIVVDEMKEIESCRKKMVASFRRKSCRSSSGGGYETHALLEELRQRRRPSKPLSSPKSPATSIFILH; via the exons ATGAGAGCCTTCAGTTTGGATTTGGCAGAACAGAGTAGTTCTAGTGATGAGGAGGGTGCAGTTGGGTTGAGGATTATACTCATGACTACTCAGTACAGTGGGATTTCGCAGAAGGAGGGAGTACCCAACAGCACTCATGTCCTCGTAAAATCTTCCATGAGATCGCCGGGCACAATATGCCCCCCACCGACCCCGGCCTCTCACCCACTAGCTCCGGCCGCCGCAGACTCCTGCTTTTTGACTTCCTGTTTTCTCTGCAACAAGAAGCTGAGCCCAGATAAAGATATCTACATGTACAG GGGAGATCAAGGCTTCTGCAGCGCGGAGTGCCGGAGCCGGCAGATAGTTGTTGatgaaatgaaagaaatagagaGTTGCAGGAAGAAAATGGTGGCATCTTTCCGGCGTAAGAGCTGTCGCAGTAGCAGTGGTGGTGGGTACGAGACTCACGCCTTGCTCGAGGAACTCCGGCAGCGACGGCGACCCAGCAAGCCTCTGTCCTCCCCAAAAAGTCCGGCCACCTCTATTTTCATTTTACATTGA